The Eleutherodactylus coqui strain aEleCoq1 chromosome 13, aEleCoq1.hap1, whole genome shotgun sequence genome includes a window with the following:
- the PSMB3 gene encoding proteasome subunit beta type-3: MSIMSYNGGAVMAMRGKNCVAIAADRRFGVQAQMVTTDFQKIFPMGDRLYIGLAGLATDVQTVSQRLKFRLNLYELKEGRQIKPKTFMSMVSNLLYERRFGPYYVEPVIAGLDPKTFEPFICSLDLIGCPMVTEDFVVSGTCSEQMYGMCESLWEPDLEPEDLFETISQAMLNAVDRDAVSGMGVVVHIVEKDKITTRTLKARMD; this comes from the exons ATG TCTATTATGTCCTATAACGGTGGGGCCGTCATGGCCATGAGAGGGAAGAACTGCGTGGCCATTGCTGCAGATAGACGCTTTGGAGTTCAAGCACAGATGGTGACCACCGACTTCCAGAAAATCTTCCCCATGGGAGACCGCCTGTACATCGGATTGGCTGGACTAGCAACTGATGTGCAGACAGT GTCCCAGCGTCTGAAGTTCAGACTGAATCTGTATGAGCTAAAGGAAGGACGTCAGATTAAACCTAAGACCTTCATGAGCATGGTGTCTAATTTGTTGTATGAGAGAAG gtTTGGCCCTTACTATGTTGAACCAGTTATTGCTGGTCTGGACCCTAAAACCTTTGAGCCATTTATCTGTTCCCTGGACCTCATTGGATGTCCCATGGTGACTGAAGACTTTGTTGTGAGCGGTACATGTTCAGAGCAGATGTATGGCATGTGCGAGTCTCTATGGGAACCAGACCTG GAGCCAGAAGACTTGTTTGAAACCATTTCCCAGGCCATGCTTAACGCTGTGGACAGAGATGCTGTTTCAGGAATGGGTGTGGTTGTACATATCGT